A window from Pseudomonadales bacterium encodes these proteins:
- the gltB gene encoding glutamate synthase large subunit, translating to MQTGLYHPDEFKDNCGFGLIAQIEGRTSHALLRSAIDALNCMTHRGGIAADGKTGDGCGLLMQKPDRFLREVAGELFGRPLAELYSCGMVFLSQQESAALSARQALEQALIGEGLVVTGWRPVPTDPTVLGPIALGNMPRFEQIFVEAPAGLDERTFNVRLFIARRKAERAVAPVDQEFYITSLSSKVLCYKGLMMPADLPRFYPDLHDARMETAICTFHQRFSTNTLPKWPLAQPFRLLAHNGEINTIQGNRNWVSAREARMSTPWLPDIAAISPLVNREGSDSSSMDNMLETLLAGGVDLYRAVRMMIPPAWENVETIDTDLRAFHEYHSMLMEAWDGPAGIVLTEGSTAVCLLDRNGLRPARWVMTQDGIITVSSEIGVRRVPPETVVAKGRVGPGQILAIDTVAGRVLHTDEIDDLLKSAHPYKRWIKERSVHIESKLVEEDIDLAHLAPGERNAYMKMFHVTREERDQTLRVLGESGQEATGSMGDDIPMAVLSQQVRSLYDYFRQQFAQVTNPPIDSLREGVVMSLETKLGSERNIFTQTPEHAEQVLLTSPTLSPAKFAKLLQLNHAGFKVATLDLNFPVEVGLEAAVRQLIEQAEQRVRDGVNILVLSDRGITSGKLPVHALMATGAVHHRLIASGLRADTSIVVETATARDPHQLAVLLGYGATAVYPYLGYEVINSLVEDGTLLCDIEEAHKNYRKGINKGLLKILSKMGISTIASYRGAQLFEAIGLHRNLVDLCFSGTVSRIGGADFDDFHVEQQILAAEAWSPRKPLRAGGLHKYVHGQEYHCFNPDVVGTLQQAVQSGDYRTYRKYAELVNERPVATLRDLFALRGDIKPVPLDEVEPIEAILPRFDSAGMSLGALSPEAHESLATAMNRLGARSNSGEGGEDPARYGTERVSKIKQIASGRFGVTPHYLVNAEVIQIKIAQGAKPGEGGQLPGGKVNELIARLRYSIPGVTLISPPPHHDIYSIEDLAQLIFDLKQVNPKALISVKLVAEPGVGTIAAGVTKAYADLITISGYDGGTAASPITSIRYAGSPWELGLSEAQQTLRMNHLRDKVRLQTDGGLKSGLDVVKAAMLGAESFGFGTAPMVALGCKYLRICHLNNCATGVATQNHQLRQEHYIGTVEMAMNFFRFVAMETREWLARLGVRKLEELVGRSDLLELLPGATAKQRKLDLTPILANQSLPAELPQFCKSLRNMPFDKGELAERMVRDILPAIESKSGGSYHYRVTNCDRTLGARLSGEIARRHGNNGMSDAPVQLLLEGTAGQSLGAFNAGGLHIHLTGEANDYVGKGMAGGQVVIRPHPQSRLATEKTAIIGNTCLYGATGGKLFAAGRVGERFGVRNSGAQAVVEGAGDHCCEYMTGGIITVLGDTGYNFGAGMTGGFAYVLDLDNTFVDKYNHQLVDINRIRNEFMEGHRNFLRGMIEAYVAETGSGWGQTILDNYVDFVRKFWLIKPKAAELAELLDSVRKSPQ from the coding sequence ATGCAGACCGGTCTATACCACCCTGATGAGTTCAAGGACAACTGCGGCTTTGGTCTGATCGCCCAGATCGAAGGGCGAACCAGCCATGCCTTGCTGCGGTCGGCCATCGATGCGCTCAACTGCATGACCCACCGTGGTGGCATCGCCGCGGATGGCAAGACCGGGGATGGCTGTGGTCTGTTGATGCAGAAGCCCGATCGCTTCCTGCGTGAGGTGGCGGGTGAACTGTTCGGTCGGCCACTGGCCGAGCTGTACAGCTGTGGCATGGTGTTTCTGTCGCAGCAGGAGTCGGCCGCGCTGTCGGCCAGGCAGGCGCTGGAGCAGGCGTTGATCGGCGAAGGCTTGGTCGTGACGGGATGGCGGCCGGTGCCGACCGATCCGACGGTGCTGGGGCCGATCGCGCTCGGCAACATGCCGCGCTTCGAGCAGATCTTTGTCGAAGCACCGGCCGGCCTCGATGAGCGTACATTCAATGTCCGGCTGTTCATCGCCAGGCGCAAGGCCGAACGCGCCGTGGCGCCGGTCGACCAGGAGTTTTACATCACCAGCCTGTCGAGCAAGGTGCTCTGCTACAAGGGGCTGATGATGCCGGCCGATCTGCCGCGCTTCTATCCCGATCTGCACGATGCGCGCATGGAGACGGCGATCTGCACCTTCCATCAGCGTTTCTCGACCAACACCCTGCCGAAGTGGCCGCTGGCGCAACCCTTCCGGCTGCTGGCGCACAATGGCGAAATCAACACGATCCAGGGCAACCGCAACTGGGTGAGTGCGCGTGAGGCGCGCATGAGCACGCCCTGGCTGCCCGACATTGCCGCCATCTCGCCGCTGGTCAACCGCGAGGGCTCCGACTCCTCGTCGATGGACAACATGCTGGAGACACTGCTGGCCGGCGGGGTCGATCTCTACCGGGCGGTGCGGATGATGATTCCGCCGGCCTGGGAAAATGTCGAGACCATCGACACCGACCTGCGTGCCTTCCACGAGTATCACTCGATGTTGATGGAGGCCTGGGATGGTCCGGCCGGGATCGTGCTGACCGAAGGGAGCACCGCCGTCTGTCTGCTCGATCGCAACGGTCTGCGCCCGGCGCGCTGGGTGATGACCCAGGATGGCATCATCACGGTCTCTTCGGAGATCGGCGTGCGGCGGGTACCGCCCGAAACGGTGGTGGCCAAGGGTCGGGTCGGACCGGGACAGATTCTCGCCATCGACACGGTGGCGGGTCGGGTGTTGCACACCGACGAGATCGATGATCTGCTGAAATCGGCCCACCCCTACAAGCGCTGGATCAAGGAGCGCTCGGTTCACATCGAATCGAAGCTGGTCGAGGAGGACATCGACCTCGCCCACCTGGCGCCGGGTGAACGCAATGCCTACATGAAGATGTTCCATGTCACCCGCGAGGAGCGTGATCAGACGCTGCGGGTGCTGGGCGAGAGTGGGCAGGAAGCGACCGGTTCGATGGGCGACGACATTCCGATGGCGGTGCTGTCGCAGCAGGTGCGTTCACTCTATGACTATTTCCGGCAGCAGTTTGCCCAGGTGACCAATCCGCCGATCGACTCGCTGCGCGAAGGCGTGGTGATGTCGCTGGAGACCAAGCTGGGTTCGGAGCGCAACATCTTCACCCAGACCCCGGAGCACGCCGAACAGGTGCTGCTCACCTCGCCGACGCTGTCACCGGCCAAGTTCGCCAAGTTGCTGCAACTCAACCATGCCGGTTTCAAGGTGGCCACCCTTGATCTCAACTTTCCGGTCGAAGTCGGGCTCGAAGCAGCGGTCCGGCAACTGATCGAACAGGCTGAGCAACGGGTGCGTGACGGCGTCAACATCCTGGTGCTGAGCGACCGCGGCATCACGTCGGGCAAGCTGCCGGTCCATGCGCTGATGGCCACCGGTGCAGTGCATCACCGGCTGATTGCGAGCGGGCTGCGCGCTGACACCTCGATCGTCGTCGAGACCGCCACGGCGCGCGACCCGCACCAGTTGGCGGTGCTGCTGGGCTATGGCGCCACGGCGGTCTACCCCTATCTCGGCTATGAGGTGATCAACAGCCTGGTCGAGGATGGCACCCTGCTCTGCGACATCGAGGAGGCGCACAAGAATTATCGCAAGGGGATCAACAAGGGGCTGCTGAAGATCCTCTCGAAGATGGGCATCTCCACCATCGCCTCCTACCGGGGCGCGCAACTGTTCGAGGCGATCGGTCTGCACCGCAATCTGGTCGACCTCTGCTTCAGTGGCACCGTCAGCCGCATCGGCGGCGCCGATTTCGACGATTTTCACGTTGAGCAGCAGATTCTGGCCGCCGAGGCCTGGTCACCGCGCAAGCCGCTGCGTGCCGGTGGCCTGCACAAATATGTGCATGGTCAGGAGTACCACTGTTTCAATCCCGATGTGGTGGGGACGCTGCAGCAGGCGGTGCAGAGCGGTGATTACCGTACTTACCGCAAGTATGCCGAACTGGTCAATGAGCGGCCGGTGGCGACGCTGCGTGATCTCTTTGCATTGCGCGGCGACATCAAGCCGGTTCCGCTCGACGAGGTGGAGCCGATCGAGGCGATTCTGCCGCGGTTCGACTCCGCCGGCATGTCATTGGGCGCCCTGTCGCCCGAGGCGCATGAGTCGCTGGCGACGGCGATGAACCGGCTGGGCGCGCGCTCCAACTCGGGCGAGGGTGGCGAAGATCCGGCCCGCTACGGCACCGAGCGGGTCTCCAAGATCAAGCAGATCGCCTCCGGCCGCTTTGGCGTCACGCCGCACTACCTGGTCAACGCCGAGGTGATTCAGATCAAGATCGCCCAGGGGGCCAAGCCGGGTGAGGGCGGACAGTTGCCGGGGGGCAAGGTCAACGAGCTGATTGCCCGGCTGCGCTATTCGATTCCCGGCGTGACGCTGATCTCGCCACCGCCGCACCATGACATCTATTCGATCGAGGATCTGGCGCAGCTGATCTTCGATCTCAAGCAGGTCAATCCGAAGGCGCTGATTTCGGTCAAGCTGGTGGCCGAACCAGGTGTCGGCACCATTGCCGCCGGGGTCACCAAGGCCTATGCCGACCTCATCACCATCTCCGGTTATGACGGCGGCACCGCGGCGAGTCCGATCACCTCGATCCGCTATGCCGGCTCCCCATGGGAGCTGGGGCTGAGCGAGGCGCAGCAGACCCTGCGGATGAACCACCTGCGTGACAAGGTGCGCTTGCAGACCGATGGCGGACTCAAGAGCGGCCTCGACGTGGTCAAGGCCGCCATGCTGGGGGCCGAGAGTTTCGGTTTCGGCACGGCGCCGATGGTGGCGCTCGGCTGCAAATACCTGCGCATCTGCCACCTCAACAACTGCGCCACCGGGGTGGCGACGCAGAACCACCAGTTGCGTCAGGAGCACTACATCGGCACCGTCGAGATGGCGATGAACTTCTTCCGCTTCGTCGCGATGGAGACGCGGGAGTGGCTGGCGCGGCTCGGCGTGCGCAAACTCGAAGAGCTGGTGGGGCGCAGCGATCTGCTGGAGCTGCTGCCCGGAGCGACTGCCAAGCAGCGCAAGCTTGACCTGACGCCAATCCTGGCCAACCAGTCGCTGCCGGCCGAGCTGCCGCAGTTCTGCAAGTCGCTGCGCAACATGCCGTTCGACAAGGGCGAACTGGCCGAGCGGATGGTGCGTGACATCCTGCCGGCCATCGAAAGCAAAAGCGGCGGCAGCTACCACTATCGGGTCACCAACTGCGACCGCACCCTGGGGGCGCGGCTCTCCGGCGAGATTGCCCGCCGCCATGGCAACAACGGCATGAGCGATGCCCCGGTCCAGCTGCTGCTGGAGGGAACCGCCGGACAGAGTCTGGGTGCTTTCAATGCCGGTGGGCTGCACATTCACCTGACCGGTGAGGCCAACGACTACGTCGGCAAGGGGATGGCCGGTGGCCAGGTGGTGATTCGCCCCCATCCGCAGAGCCGGTTGGCGACGGAGAAGACCGCGATCATCGGCAACACCTGCCTCTATGGCGCCACCGGCGGCAAGCTGTTCGCGGCCGGCCGGGTCGGCGAGCGGTTCGGTGTGCGCAACTCCGGCGCCCAGGCGGTGGTCGAGGGGGCCGGTGACCACTGCTGCGAGTACATGACCGGCGGTATCATCACCGTGCTGGGTGACACCGGCTACAACTTCGGCGCCGGCATGACCGGTGGTTTTGCCTATGTGCTCGATCTCGACAACACCTTCGTCGACAAGTACAACCACCAGCTGGTCGACATCAACCGGATTCGCAATGAGTTCATGGAGGGCCACCGCAACTTCCTGCGTGGCATGATCGAGGCGTATGTGGCCGAAACCGGCAGTGGCTGGGGTCAGACGATCCTGGACAACTATGTCGACTTCGTGCGCAAGTTCTGGCTGATCAAACCCAAGGCCGCCGAGTTGGCCGAGCTGCTCGACAGCGTGCGCAAGAGCCCCCAATGA
- a CDS encoding FAD-dependent oxidoreductase, giving the protein MSDRLNNDFQFIQVGRSDPPRKPIRVRKRNFIEIYDLFEQKQAEQQAHRCLDCGNPYCEWKCPVHNYIPNWLRLLTEGNIIEAVELCHETNTLPEVCGRVCPQDRLCEGACTLNTKFGAVTIGSAEKYITDTAFAMGWRPDLSHVVPTGKRVAIVGAGPAGLGCADVLTRNGVKAVVFDRHPEIGGLLTFGIPEFKLEKQVMALRREIFTDMGIEFRLNTEVGRDITMEQLLAEYDAVFLGMGTYDTMKGGFPGEEIAGVIEALPYLIGNVSHHLQLPMEQYPHINLKGQRVVVLGGGDTAMDCNRSAIRQGAKSVTCAYRRDEANMPGSKREVKNAREEGVHFLFNRQPVEIVGQWRVEGVKVVETRLGEPDEKGRRRPEPIPGSEEILPADVVLLAFGFRPSPAPWFAEHGIAVNSWGGVEVGQPGAFQFQTANPKIFAGGDMVRGSDLVVTAIWEGRQAAEGILDALGV; this is encoded by the coding sequence ATGAGTGACCGTTTGAACAACGACTTTCAATTCATCCAGGTGGGGCGCAGCGATCCGCCGCGCAAGCCGATCCGGGTGCGCAAGCGCAACTTCATCGAGATCTATGATCTTTTCGAGCAGAAGCAGGCCGAGCAGCAGGCCCATCGCTGCCTCGATTGCGGAAACCCCTACTGCGAGTGGAAGTGTCCGGTCCACAACTACATTCCCAACTGGCTGCGGCTGCTCACCGAAGGCAACATCATCGAGGCCGTGGAGCTGTGCCACGAGACCAACACCCTGCCAGAGGTGTGTGGTCGGGTCTGCCCGCAGGACCGGCTCTGTGAGGGGGCCTGTACCCTCAACACCAAGTTTGGCGCGGTGACCATCGGCTCGGCCGAGAAGTACATCACCGACACCGCTTTTGCGATGGGCTGGCGGCCCGACCTGTCACATGTGGTGCCGACCGGAAAGCGGGTGGCGATCGTCGGTGCGGGGCCGGCTGGCCTTGGCTGTGCCGATGTGCTGACCCGCAACGGCGTGAAGGCGGTGGTCTTTGATCGCCATCCCGAGATCGGCGGACTGCTGACCTTCGGCATCCCCGAGTTCAAGCTCGAAAAGCAGGTGATGGCACTGCGGCGCGAGATCTTCACCGACATGGGCATCGAGTTCCGCCTCAACACCGAGGTGGGGCGCGACATCACGATGGAGCAGTTGCTGGCGGAGTATGACGCGGTCTTTCTCGGCATGGGCACCTACGACACCATGAAGGGGGGCTTCCCCGGCGAGGAGATTGCCGGCGTCATTGAGGCGCTGCCCTATCTGATCGGCAATGTCTCCCACCACCTGCAACTGCCGATGGAGCAGTACCCCCATATCAACCTCAAGGGGCAGCGGGTGGTGGTGCTGGGCGGTGGTGACACTGCGATGGACTGCAACCGCAGCGCCATTCGCCAGGGGGCCAAGTCGGTCACCTGTGCCTACCGCCGCGACGAAGCCAACATGCCCGGATCGAAGCGCGAGGTGAAGAACGCGCGCGAGGAGGGGGTCCACTTCCTGTTCAACCGCCAACCGGTCGAGATCGTCGGCCAGTGGCGGGTCGAGGGAGTCAAGGTGGTGGAGACCCGGCTCGGTGAGCCCGACGAGAAGGGCCGGCGCCGTCCCGAACCGATTCCGGGCAGCGAGGAGATTCTGCCGGCCGATGTGGTGTTGCTGGCCTTTGGTTTTCGTCCCAGCCCCGCCCCCTGGTTTGCCGAGCATGGCATCGCGGTCAACAGTTGGGGCGGCGTCGAGGTGGGTCAGCCGGGCGCTTTCCAGTTCCAGACCGCGAATCCGAAGATCTTCGCTGGCGGCGACATGGTGCGTGGCTCCGATCTGGTGGTGACGGCCATCTGGGAGGGACGGCAGGCGGCCGAAGGCATCCTCGATGCGCTCGGTGTCTGA
- the hemE gene encoding uroporphyrinogen decarboxylase, which produces MTALINDRLLRALRREPVDVTPVWLMRQAGRYLPEYRATRSRAGDFMSLCQSPQLALEVTMQPLERFALDAAILFSDILTVPDAMGLGLYFEEGEGPRFRQPVTTPAAIEALPIPDAERDLGYVMDAVRLIRRELAGRVPLIGFSGSPWTLATYMVEGQSSRDFRTIKRMLLDQPEALELLLDKLTLAVTDYLNGQIAAGVQAVQIFDTWGGTLTTGWYERFSLRPMARIVAGLNPAPDGSRVPVILFTKQGGLWLERIAATGCDALGLDWTVDIGEARARVGDRVALQGNLDPVVLYASPAAIRHEVGDILARYGAGNGHVFNLGHGIHPQIEPDHVAALVDAVHELSLPYHRVQG; this is translated from the coding sequence ATGACCGCCCTGATCAATGACCGCCTGCTGCGCGCACTGCGTCGTGAGCCGGTGGATGTCACCCCGGTCTGGCTGATGCGCCAGGCCGGCCGCTATCTGCCGGAGTACCGCGCCACCCGCAGCCGTGCCGGCGACTTCATGAGCCTGTGCCAGAGCCCGCAACTGGCGCTGGAGGTGACGATGCAGCCGCTGGAGCGCTTTGCGCTGGATGCGGCCATCCTGTTCTCCGACATCCTGACCGTGCCGGATGCGATGGGATTGGGGCTCTACTTCGAGGAGGGTGAAGGGCCGCGCTTTCGCCAGCCGGTCACGACCCCGGCGGCCATCGAAGCGCTGCCGATTCCCGATGCCGAGCGCGATCTGGGCTATGTGATGGACGCGGTGCGGCTGATTCGCCGCGAACTGGCCGGGCGGGTGCCGCTGATCGGCTTCTCCGGCAGCCCCTGGACGCTGGCCACCTACATGGTCGAGGGGCAATCGAGCCGCGATTTTCGCACCATCAAGCGGATGCTGCTCGATCAGCCGGAAGCGCTCGAACTGCTGCTCGACAAGCTGACGCTGGCGGTGACCGACTATCTGAATGGCCAGATCGCTGCCGGGGTGCAGGCGGTGCAGATCTTCGACACCTGGGGCGGCACCCTGACCACCGGCTGGTATGAGCGCTTCTCGCTGCGGCCGATGGCGCGGATCGTCGCCGGCCTCAACCCCGCGCCCGACGGCAGTCGGGTGCCGGTGATTCTGTTCACCAAGCAGGGGGGACTCTGGCTGGAGCGGATCGCCGCGACCGGCTGCGATGCGCTGGGGCTCGACTGGACGGTCGACATCGGTGAGGCGCGTGCGCGGGTGGGCGACCGGGTGGCGCTGCAGGGCAACCTCGATCCGGTGGTGCTCTATGCCTCACCGGCCGCCATTCGGCACGAAGTGGGTGACATTCTGGCCCGCTATGGTGCCGGCAATGGCCATGTCTTCAACCTGGGGCATGGCATTCACCCGCAGATCGAACCGGACCATGTCGCCGCGCTGGTCGATGCGGTGCATGAGCTCTCGCTGCCCTATCACCGGGTTCAGGGCTGA
- a CDS encoding GGDEF domain-containing protein — protein sequence MNSTAHHLLLKRLLVVLAGWLVLHALSLQAELLQLDPEVRDYPVTGSLQVLRDPRHRFSINELLQGTAHGQWQQLTASSPPNFGLTRDAIWLRLPIEQRARTTQWLLEMSNPLLDQVDFHLVRNGRVLAHFITGDHYPFVQRPRAHRHLLFPLDLEAEGRYEIWLRVESSSTMNLGLHLWQPDQFWKKDQPLLLGYGFFHGMLMLFSLYYLFIFAWTRERSHLYFALFSLSSALTVLTIHGFGFQYLWPNAIEWQEQAIFFLVPIACLTLGKFAGHLLRMRGWRQLRPLLLTLAVWMSLLYMVASPLLPPQPRMGLLGALLLYSFGITFVISLLELFRGNRSIRYFILGWTLFLLCVLVFVLSRLGWLPPLPNAENAIEVGLAGLIIMLSFALTARLNEERRSKLAAQQEALHHEQQLVREQQHSLDIMRQASAELEQNVARRTHDLNVALKKLEHANAQLQLLSTVDSLTGLKNRRYFDQIYHSEWRRALREQTPLSLLLIDADHFKRINDQLGHPAGDECLRQLAQRICSAVARPSDLVSRYGGEEFAVLLPSTALTGALQIAERIREQVKAEAVVWQEQPIWLTVSIGVASLKIDSSITPDLIVRQADEALYRAKNEGRDRTCWSAESNSLQP from the coding sequence ATGAACAGCACCGCTCATCACCTTCTGCTCAAAAGACTGCTGGTCGTGCTGGCGGGGTGGCTGGTCCTGCATGCGCTTTCACTCCAGGCCGAACTCCTGCAACTGGATCCCGAAGTGCGCGACTACCCGGTCACGGGCTCTCTGCAGGTGTTGCGCGACCCCCGGCACAGATTCTCCATCAATGAACTGTTGCAGGGCACGGCACACGGCCAGTGGCAACAGCTCACCGCATCTTCGCCTCCCAATTTCGGCTTGACCCGCGATGCGATCTGGCTGCGCCTGCCCATCGAGCAGCGGGCGCGCACCACTCAGTGGCTGCTGGAGATGAGCAACCCGCTGCTGGACCAGGTCGACTTCCATCTGGTGCGAAATGGCCGGGTGCTGGCGCATTTCATCACCGGCGACCACTACCCCTTTGTCCAGCGTCCCCGTGCGCACCGCCACCTGCTCTTTCCGCTCGATCTGGAAGCCGAAGGTCGCTACGAAATCTGGCTGCGCGTCGAGAGCAGCAGCACCATGAACCTGGGGCTGCACCTGTGGCAACCCGATCAATTCTGGAAAAAAGATCAGCCGCTGCTGCTCGGCTATGGCTTCTTCCATGGCATGTTGATGCTGTTCTCGCTCTATTACCTGTTCATCTTTGCCTGGACGCGGGAACGGTCACACCTCTACTTTGCGCTGTTCTCGCTCTCCAGCGCGCTCACCGTCCTCACCATTCATGGCTTCGGTTTTCAATACCTCTGGCCGAACGCCATCGAATGGCAGGAGCAGGCGATCTTCTTTCTCGTGCCGATTGCATGCCTGACGCTCGGCAAATTCGCTGGCCATCTGTTGCGGATGAGGGGTTGGCGCCAACTGCGTCCGTTGCTGCTCACGCTGGCCGTCTGGATGAGTCTGCTGTACATGGTGGCCTCCCCACTGCTGCCGCCACAGCCGCGCATGGGGCTGCTCGGTGCACTGCTGCTCTACAGCTTTGGCATCACCTTTGTGATCTCGCTGCTGGAGCTGTTTCGCGGCAACCGGTCGATTCGTTACTTCATCCTCGGCTGGACGCTGTTCCTGCTCTGCGTGCTCGTGTTCGTGCTCAGCCGCCTGGGCTGGCTGCCACCGCTGCCCAATGCCGAAAATGCCATCGAGGTGGGCCTGGCCGGGCTGATCATCATGCTCTCCTTCGCCCTCACCGCCCGTCTCAACGAAGAGCGGCGCAGCAAACTGGCAGCACAGCAGGAGGCGCTGCACCATGAGCAACAACTGGTGCGGGAGCAGCAGCACAGCCTCGACATCATGCGCCAGGCCAGTGCCGAGCTGGAGCAGAATGTGGCCCGGCGCACGCACGACCTCAATGTGGCCCTCAAGAAGCTCGAACATGCCAACGCCCAACTGCAACTGCTGTCGACGGTCGACAGCCTCACCGGCCTGAAGAACCGCCGCTATTTCGATCAGATCTACCATTCGGAGTGGCGCCGCGCCCTGCGTGAGCAGACGCCGCTGTCGCTGCTGCTGATCGATGCCGACCACTTCAAGCGCATCAACGATCAGCTGGGGCACCCGGCCGGCGACGAATGTCTGCGGCAGCTTGCGCAGCGCATCTGTTCGGCGGTGGCACGCCCCTCCGACCTGGTCTCGCGCTATGGCGGAGAGGAGTTCGCCGTGCTGCTGCCCAGCACGGCGCTGACCGGCGCGCTGCAGATCGCCGAGCGGATCAGGGAGCAGGTGAAGGCGGAGGCCGTCGTCTGGCAGGAGCAGCCGATCTGGCTGACCGTCAGCATCGGCGTCGCATCGCTGAAAATCGACAGCAGCATCACGCCCGATCTGATCGTGCGCCAAGCCGACGAGGCACTCTACCGTGCCAAAAACGAAGGGCGCGACCGCACCTGCTGGTCAGCCGAATCGAACAGCCTTCAGCCCTGA
- the mutY gene encoding A/G-specific adenine glycosylase, translating to MKKTAETASVPPPTLLTSRILAWYHDHGRQRLPWRTQITPYRVWIAEIMLQQTQVATATGYFERFLVAFPALEHLAAAPLDQVLHRWSGLGYYARARNLHRTARLLVEQHQGCFPTTVEQLAALPGIGRSTAGAILSIALGVRAPILDGNVKRLLSRLHGVEGWSGERSVEQRLWQLAEAHTPATAFSDYTQAVMDLGALVCTRARPHCDACPVAQQCVARQQGRTAELPTPRPRRSVPVRELTWLLLRNASQSLLLEQRPATGVWGGLWAFPESAIDVDIDHEVQARWGFSVMAVTPLPHFEHLFTHLRLRVRPQLIDVALADDALLHQGVRWCNIQQPCRVGLAAPVTRLLRQLQP from the coding sequence ATGAAAAAAACAGCAGAAACTGCATCCGTGCCGCCGCCCACCTTGCTGACTTCGCGCATTCTGGCCTGGTATCACGACCATGGCCGTCAGCGGTTGCCATGGCGGACCCAGATCACCCCCTATCGGGTCTGGATCGCCGAGATCATGCTGCAACAGACCCAGGTGGCGACGGCAACCGGCTACTTCGAACGGTTTCTGGTGGCTTTTCCTGCGCTCGAACATCTGGCTGCGGCACCGCTCGACCAGGTGCTGCATCGCTGGAGCGGTCTTGGCTACTACGCGCGGGCGCGCAACCTGCACCGCACTGCCCGATTGCTGGTGGAGCAGCATCAGGGCTGTTTTCCCACCACTGTCGAGCAGCTTGCGGCACTGCCGGGCATCGGTCGCTCGACAGCGGGTGCGATTCTCAGCATCGCCTTGGGCGTGCGCGCGCCGATTCTCGACGGCAACGTCAAGCGGCTGCTGAGCCGTCTGCATGGTGTCGAGGGCTGGTCGGGCGAACGGAGCGTCGAGCAGCGGCTCTGGCAACTGGCCGAGGCACACACTCCGGCAACCGCATTCTCCGACTACACCCAGGCGGTGATGGACCTTGGTGCCCTGGTCTGCACCCGTGCCCGACCCCACTGCGATGCCTGCCCTGTCGCGCAGCAGTGCGTGGCCCGGCAACAGGGGCGCACTGCCGAATTGCCGACGCCCAGGCCACGCCGATCGGTGCCGGTGCGTGAGCTGACCTGGCTGCTGCTGCGCAATGCCAGTCAGTCGCTGCTGCTCGAACAGCGCCCGGCGACCGGTGTCTGGGGCGGATTGTGGGCCTTTCCCGAGAGCGCGATCGATGTCGACATCGATCACGAGGTGCAGGCGCGCTGGGGCTTCAGCGTGATGGCCGTGACGCCGCTGCCGCACTTCGAGCATCTCTTCACCCACCTGCGGCTGCGGGTGCGGCCCCAGCTGATCGACGTGGCGCTGGCGGACGATGCCCTGCTTCATCAGGGAGTGCGCTGGTGTAACATTCAGCAACCATGCCGGGTCGGGCTTGCCGCGCCCGTCACCCGGCTGCTGAGGCAACTGCAACCCTGA
- a CDS encoding oxidative damage protection protein — MTRMVFCRKYKREMEGLDAPPYPGPRGEAIYQQVSKQAWQEWLAHQTRLINERRLNMMESASRKFLQEEMERFLSGEALTAVEGYVQPER, encoded by the coding sequence ATGACGAGAATGGTGTTCTGTCGCAAATACAAGCGCGAAATGGAGGGGCTCGACGCGCCACCCTACCCGGGACCTCGTGGCGAAGCGATCTACCAGCAGGTGTCGAAGCAGGCGTGGCAGGAGTGGCTGGCGCACCAGACCCGGCTGATCAACGAGCGGCGCCTGAACATGATGGAGAGCGCGTCACGCAAATTCCTGCAGGAGGAGATGGAGCGCTTCCTGAGCGGCGAGGCGCTCACCGCGGTTGAGGGCTACGTGCAACCGGAGCGGTAA